The following coding sequences lie in one bacterium genomic window:
- a CDS encoding DHHA1 domain-containing protein → MEIIVTHTNTDFDALASLILAAKLYPDAQLVLPGSCEQNVRNFLDEYPHGFNLKKSKHIKLEQVTKLILVDTRQSSRIGKFEILTDGQIPIYIYDHHPAQEGDIKGELMEIKELGATVSIILEKIKEQNITISPIEATIAALGIYEDTGSLTFSTTTTADISAIEYLISCGADLTIIARLLEKELTVDQLFILNDLISSQKVYQIDQTNIVIAKVVIDKYVGDLAVLAHKIMNMESLEVLFCIIGMEGRVQLIARSRTNKVDVAEILSLIGGGGHKTAASATIRELSLEAVEQKLLEILHLKLIPTKETTSPPIQLYPHNIKHLMRKNLPEPIQNILKLLGKIGDGLKMNVYVVGGIVRDLLLGKATFDLDIVVEGNGIEFARELSQRIAGSYKSHERFKTAAVVFPDGFKIDIATARKEVYDQPAALPRVTTGGIYDDILRRDFTINALAIQLNPTYFGNLIDFVGGEKDLKEGLIEILHDKSFIDDPTRIFRAIRFTSRGNFKLSDNTKNLIIKSATKDLFLRLAKQRLRNELILILKDDNPDSAFLQLQELNILKYIYPLLQTGRNQSLLFKKITHTLFYLEVIIEHKPIDKWLIYLLGLIDGLSKEEASEFMHHLKFTKIQQKTVITDKEESQLLIDFLKRYRDPSPAALYNRLTGIPLEVLVFIMAKVDAFENKEIASCIKKQIVFFLTELSKVKLSISGDDLKKLGIEPGPVYKEIFDKVLSAKLNGKLKTKEDELEHAKCHVEQITHGI, encoded by the coding sequence ATGGAAATTATAGTTACCCATACCAATACAGACTTTGATGCCTTAGCCAGTCTGATATTAGCCGCTAAACTTTATCCAGACGCTCAACTTGTTCTGCCTGGCTCTTGTGAACAGAATGTCCGGAATTTCTTAGATGAGTATCCTCATGGCTTTAATCTTAAGAAATCTAAACATATTAAATTAGAGCAAGTCACAAAACTTATTTTAGTTGATACCCGTCAATCTTCCCGCATTGGGAAATTTGAAATCCTCACTGATGGCCAGATACCAATTTATATCTATGACCATCATCCTGCACAAGAAGGAGATATTAAAGGTGAACTGATGGAGATAAAAGAACTTGGCGCCACTGTATCAATTATTTTAGAGAAGATTAAAGAACAAAATATTACCATTAGTCCAATTGAGGCAACAATTGCCGCTTTAGGGATTTATGAAGATACAGGTTCTCTCACCTTCTCTACGACTACCACCGCAGATATTTCTGCCATAGAATATCTTATTTCTTGTGGTGCAGATTTAACCATAATTGCCAGGTTACTTGAAAAGGAACTTACTGTGGACCAGCTTTTTATCCTTAATGACCTCATATCCTCACAAAAGGTATATCAAATTGACCAGACAAATATAGTTATCGCCAAAGTTGTTATAGATAAATATGTTGGAGACTTAGCCGTGCTTGCCCATAAGATAATGAATATGGAATCCTTAGAGGTATTATTTTGCATTATTGGTATGGAGGGAAGGGTTCAGTTAATTGCCAGAAGTCGCACAAACAAAGTAGATGTGGCTGAAATTCTCTCATTAATCGGTGGTGGAGGACATAAAACTGCCGCCTCCGCTACGATTAGAGAATTAAGTTTAGAGGCAGTTGAACAAAAACTATTGGAAATATTACACCTAAAATTAATTCCAACCAAAGAAACAACTTCTCCTCCAATCCAACTTTATCCGCATAATATTAAACATTTAATGAGAAAAAACCTCCCGGAACCAATCCAGAACATATTAAAATTACTCGGGAAAATAGGTGATGGACTTAAAATGAATGTGTATGTGGTGGGCGGAATTGTCCGAGACCTTTTATTAGGTAAGGCAACATTTGACCTTGATATTGTCGTTGAAGGGAATGGGATTGAATTTGCCAGAGAGTTAAGTCAAAGGATTGCAGGAAGTTATAAAAGCCATGAAAGATTTAAAACCGCTGCGGTGGTGTTTCCGGATGGGTTCAAAATAGATATTGCTACTGCTCGAAAAGAGGTTTATGACCAGCCAGCCGCATTACCGAGAGTAACTACAGGAGGAATTTATGATGACATTTTAAGACGAGATTTTACGATAAATGCCCTCGCCATTCAGCTTAACCCAACATATTTTGGGAATTTAATAGATTTTGTTGGTGGAGAAAAAGACCTGAAAGAAGGATTAATTGAAATCCTTCATGATAAAAGTTTTATTGATGACCCAACCAGAATCTTTCGCGCTATAAGATTTACCTCTCGAGGGAATTTCAAACTATCCGACAACACAAAAAACTTAATTATTAAATCAGCGACCAAAGACCTGTTTTTACGGCTGGCAAAACAACGGCTCCGCAATGAACTTATCCTTATTCTAAAGGATGATAATCCAGATTCCGCTTTTCTCCAATTGCAAGAACTAAATATTCTTAAGTATATCTATCCCTTACTACAAACCGGGAGAAACCAATCATTACTTTTTAAAAAAATTACCCATACCTTATTCTATCTTGAAGTTATCATTGAACATAAACCTATAGATAAATGGTTAATTTATCTATTAGGTTTGATTGATGGATTAAGTAAAGAAGAGGCATCAGAATTTATGCACCACCTTAAATTTACTAAGATTCAACAAAAAACAGTTATTACAGATAAAGAGGAATCTCAACTTTTAATAGATTTCCTGAAAAGATATAGAGACCCCTCCCCTGCTGCACTTTATAATCGGCTAACAGGAATTCCTTTAGAGGTTCTTGTATTTATTATGGCTAAGGTAGATGCGTTTGAAAACAAAGAAATAGCCTCTTGTATAAAAAAGCAGATAGTTTTTTTCTTGACGGAATTAAGCAAGGTAAAACTCAGTATAAGCGGGGATGACCTTAAAAAATTAGGAATTGAACCAGGCCCTGTTTATAAAGAAATATTTGATAAGGTTTTATCGGCTAAATTAAATGGGAAACTGAAGACTAAAGAGGATGAGTTGGAACATGCTAAGTGTCATGTTGAACAAATAACGCACGGAATTTGA